TGATGTCATCGACTCTCAATAACAAGACTCTCAAAGAACAATAAAAAAAGGGCAAGCACAAGGCTTGCCCCTACAGTTTAAGCGTAATAAATATCTATATTTTGAAATTGTAAAGGTCAGGGAGGTAGAATGGCAGGTCAGAAATTCTACGATGTGTGAGCCTTACCAACGCGGTATCCCGCCAAGGAGAAGCTGCTGCTCCGGTGTGCCATTTTCAATCAGCTTTGTGACGCGGGGACCATCGAAAGGCTCGCGGGATTTCATCCACGAATTCTGGTAGCACATCAGGCAAACCCGTCGCCGCTGATCAGAGTTGTTGGCGACACCACGATGATAAATCCATCCGTCAAACATAACCGCCTGACCCGGTGTGGCGAGGACAAATTTCTCGTCGGGGAAATGTGGATGCCCTTCAGGCGGACGGAAAGGAACCCGCTGGCTGCCGGGCACAATCGCAATAGGTCCATTCTCTATCGTCAATTCGTCGAGAAAATAGCCACAGTTAATCTGACCGGGGATACTGCCGTAAGGTGTGTTTTCTGGTGCCATGGGCCAAGGTCCATCACGGTGCCAATTCTGATCCGGCTCACCCGGCTGCGTCACACGAGCGGTCGCACTATGGAGCTGAACACAGTTGCCAAGGATGGCTTTCATACGGGTAAGCACCGGGGGGTTATCCAAAAGAAATGTAAAGCGGTCATCCTCTTCTAAGAGCTGGTGGGTAAACTGCTCGCCCTTCCTCTCAAAGGTCTCATCCAACGCCTCGCGCAGTGCCTCCACCTGTTCTTGGCTTATAGCCTCCTCTACGACGAGATAACCCCACTTCAGGAAAAAATCAACCTCCTGCGCCAACTCAGGACTGAGTTCAGGATTCAACTGTTGTGGAATAATTGAACGATCTACCACAGCTCACTTTCCTTTCAGCGGCGGGGCGTTTCAATCCGCAGCCATTTCAACGGATTGCTCAACATCTGACAAC
The DNA window shown above is from Candidatus Poribacteria bacterium and carries:
- a CDS encoding phytanoyl-CoA dioxygenase family protein, producing the protein MVDRSIIPQQLNPELSPELAQEVDFFLKWGYLVVEEAISQEQVEALREALDETFERKGEQFTHQLLEEDDRFTFLLDNPPVLTRMKAILGNCVQLHSATARVTQPGEPDQNWHRDGPWPMAPENTPYGSIPGQINCGYFLDELTIENGPIAIVPGSQRVPFRPPEGHPHFPDEKFVLATPGQAVMFDGWIYHRGVANNSDQRRRVCLMCYQNSWMKSREPFDGPRVTKLIENGTPEQQLLLGGIPRW